A single genomic interval of Legionella israelensis harbors:
- the ftsA gene encoding cell division protein FtsA, with product MAKKSEKNIITALDIGTSKIIALIGEVATDGAIEIIGIGRHPSRGLKRGVVVDIEATVSSIQRAVQEAELMSGCEVRHVYTGIAGSHIRSLNSHGIVAIRDQEVSQADVERVIDAAKAVAIPADLKILHVLPQEFIIDNQGSIREPVGMAGVRLETRVHIVTGAVSAAQNIVKCVRRCGLEVNDIILEQLASSHAVLTEDEKELGVCLVDIGGGTTDIAVFLEGAIQHTAVIPIAGDQVTNDIAMALRTPTKSAESLKLSHGCALPELASSSQMLEVSSVSERPGRKISAKALAEVVSARYEELFSLVYHELRRSGFEDRVAAGIVLTGGASGVYGVIELAELCFKMPVRQACAHNVSGLSEATSSPSFATSVGILLHGFQQQYEAGYNGPILSGQKSLWSRMKEWVQGNF from the coding sequence ATGGCTAAAAAATCAGAAAAAAATATTATCACAGCTTTGGATATTGGCACCTCTAAAATCATTGCTTTAATTGGCGAAGTAGCAACCGATGGAGCGATTGAGATCATTGGTATTGGGCGACATCCTTCACGGGGTTTGAAACGAGGCGTTGTCGTTGACATTGAAGCGACAGTAAGCTCAATTCAGCGCGCTGTACAGGAAGCTGAGCTGATGTCGGGATGTGAAGTACGCCATGTATATACAGGAATTGCCGGAAGCCATATTCGCAGTTTAAATTCCCATGGCATTGTCGCGATACGTGATCAGGAAGTTTCTCAGGCTGATGTAGAGCGGGTGATTGATGCGGCAAAAGCAGTGGCTATACCGGCTGATCTGAAGATATTACATGTTCTTCCTCAGGAGTTTATCATTGATAATCAAGGCAGTATTCGTGAACCTGTTGGGATGGCCGGTGTTCGTCTGGAAACTCGTGTACATATTGTGACCGGTGCAGTGAGCGCGGCGCAGAACATTGTTAAATGTGTTCGCCGTTGTGGCCTTGAGGTGAATGATATTATTCTTGAGCAATTGGCATCAAGCCATGCAGTGCTCACCGAAGATGAAAAAGAGCTTGGTGTTTGTCTGGTGGATATTGGTGGAGGAACGACTGATATTGCCGTTTTTCTTGAAGGGGCTATTCAGCATACAGCCGTTATTCCTATTGCTGGCGATCAGGTGACCAATGACATTGCTATGGCTTTGCGAACACCTACTAAATCGGCTGAATCTCTTAAATTGTCTCATGGCTGCGCACTTCCTGAATTGGCTAGTTCCAGCCAGATGTTGGAAGTTTCAAGTGTCAGTGAGCGGCCGGGTAGAAAAATTTCTGCCAAAGCTCTGGCAGAAGTAGTATCTGCACGTTATGAAGAGTTGTTTTCTCTGGTCTATCATGAATTGCGACGCAGTGGCTTTGAAGACAGGGTTGCAGCCGGAATCGTATTGACGGGAGGGGCCTCTGGTGTTTATGGTGTTATTGAGTTGGCTGAACTTTGTTTTAAAATGCCAGTAAGGCAAGCCTGCGCGCATAATGTGTCAGGGCTGTCGGAAGCTACCAGCAGCCCATCTTTTGCAACAAGTGTTGGTATATTATTGCATGGGTTTCAACAGCAATATGAAGCTGGTTATAATGGACCAATATTAAGCGGTCAAAAAAGTCTTTGGTCACGAATGAAAGAATGGGTTCAAGGAAATTTTTAA
- the ftsW gene encoding putative lipid II flippase FtsW: MGPRHYNQRGKAVGKSISLYDRWLIGAVAGLLIIGLVMVASSSVMISVKYYHQPFHFLIHQSCYLLVGFIVAIAVMRIDSSFWERISMPLLFVCLILLTAVLIPGIGRLVNGSRRWLAFGPIGIQVSELTKLIMIFYFAGYLVRQGKTLHENILGFIKPLMILGFVSVLLLMEPDFGATVVIAGTILAMLFLAEIRFRYFTGLMVLIGSALLVLVITSSYRMARLTAFLDPWADQFNTGYQLTQSLIAFGRGGWTGMGLGESVQKLFYLPEAHTDFLFAVLAEELGLVGVLFVILLYSILVLRGLMIAYNAYVQQRFFAAFTAYGLIFWIGLQAIINMGVNAGLLPTKGLTLPLLSYGGASMVINCVVIALLLRIDHENRWQSLGLRPLAT, from the coding sequence ATGGGGCCTCGTCATTATAATCAAAGAGGAAAGGCCGTCGGTAAATCCATATCACTTTATGATCGGTGGTTAATTGGAGCGGTTGCTGGCTTGTTGATCATCGGTTTGGTGATGGTCGCGTCCAGTTCAGTCATGATATCCGTTAAATACTATCATCAACCTTTTCATTTTTTAATTCATCAAAGTTGTTATTTGCTGGTGGGCTTTATCGTTGCCATCGCAGTGATGCGAATTGACAGCAGTTTTTGGGAAAGAATTTCAATGCCCTTGTTGTTCGTTTGTCTTATCTTGCTGACTGCTGTATTGATCCCAGGTATTGGTCGCTTGGTGAATGGAAGCCGTCGCTGGCTTGCATTCGGACCTATTGGTATTCAGGTCTCAGAACTGACTAAACTAATCATGATTTTTTATTTTGCCGGTTATCTGGTTCGGCAGGGAAAAACGCTGCATGAAAATATCCTTGGATTTATTAAACCACTTATGATTCTTGGTTTTGTTTCGGTTTTATTGCTGATGGAGCCGGATTTTGGTGCCACGGTGGTCATTGCCGGAACGATATTGGCAATGCTGTTTTTAGCAGAAATCCGATTCAGATATTTTACAGGTTTGATGGTTCTTATCGGCAGTGCTTTGCTTGTTTTGGTCATTACTTCTTCTTATCGCATGGCGAGATTGACGGCATTCCTTGACCCTTGGGCTGATCAGTTTAACACCGGTTATCAGTTGACTCAGTCATTGATTGCCTTTGGTCGGGGGGGATGGACAGGTATGGGGCTTGGAGAAAGTGTACAGAAATTATTTTATCTTCCCGAAGCACATACTGATTTTTTATTTGCTGTTTTGGCTGAAGAACTTGGCTTGGTAGGTGTTCTGTTTGTTATCCTTTTATATAGTATACTTGTCTTGAGAGGATTAATGATCGCTTACAATGCCTATGTTCAACAGCGTTTTTTTGCAGCATTTACAGCTTATGGTCTAATCTTCTGGATAGGGCTACAAGCAATCATTAATATGGGGGTAAATGCTGGCTTGTTGCCAACAAAAGGACTGACCTTACCGTTACTGAGTTATGGTGGCGCCAGCATGGTCATTAATTGTGTGGTCATCGCTTTATTACTGCGTATTGATCATGAAAATCGCTGGCAGTCTCTGGGATTGAGACCGTTGGCTACATAG
- the murC gene encoding UDP-N-acetylmuramate--L-alanine ligase: MGRVEQIHFVGIGGTGMCGIAEVLHNEGYRITGSDVCENRTVQRLRSLGIQIHIGHCSENIEGADVVVRSTAIVNDNPEVIAAHRQFIPVIPRAAMLAELMRFRHGIAIAGTHGKTTTTSLVSSLLAEGGLDPSFVIGGRLNSCGSNAQLGKSAYFVAEADESDASFLFLKPMTAVVTNIDMDHMETYDGSLDKLKNTFIEFLHHLPFYGLAVVCLEDKEVRNILPMIQRPTVTYGFSEDAHYRAVDWKQNGLTSEFKVIRPAPHSELNIQFQWPGRHNVLNALAAIAVATDLGVDDQSIANGLAKFQGVGRRFQLLGHRQFIHGNALVVDDYGHHPQEIVSTIDAFRQVWPDKRLVHVFQPHRYSRTKALYTQLANALSLADEVLLLDIYPAGEQAITGVSSESLASEVRLKQPKITLVNENNLESTLDGLVGDGDVILMQGAGSIGQMAINLMQKVQESA; the protein is encoded by the coding sequence ATGGGGCGAGTAGAACAAATCCATTTTGTAGGCATTGGCGGTACTGGAATGTGCGGTATCGCTGAAGTTCTTCATAATGAAGGATATCGAATTACAGGCTCTGATGTTTGTGAAAATCGTACAGTGCAGCGACTTCGCTCCCTGGGTATTCAGATTCACATTGGTCATTGCTCTGAAAACATTGAAGGAGCTGATGTGGTGGTCCGCTCCACAGCGATTGTCAATGATAATCCTGAAGTTATAGCCGCTCACAGACAATTCATTCCCGTTATTCCGAGAGCGGCTATGCTGGCCGAGCTAATGCGTTTTAGACATGGAATAGCCATAGCAGGAACACATGGAAAGACAACCACCACCAGCCTTGTCAGCAGTTTGTTGGCTGAAGGTGGATTGGATCCCAGTTTTGTGATAGGTGGAAGGCTGAATAGCTGTGGGTCCAATGCACAATTAGGGAAATCAGCTTATTTTGTCGCCGAGGCGGATGAAAGTGATGCTTCTTTTTTGTTTTTAAAACCAATGACAGCCGTAGTCACCAATATTGATATGGATCATATGGAGACTTACGATGGCAGTCTGGATAAGTTAAAAAACACCTTTATCGAATTTTTGCATCATTTACCCTTTTATGGCTTGGCTGTGGTTTGTCTGGAAGATAAAGAAGTTCGAAATATATTACCCATGATACAGCGCCCGACAGTCACTTACGGTTTCAGTGAGGATGCTCATTATCGCGCCGTTGACTGGAAGCAAAACGGATTAACCAGTGAGTTTAAAGTCATCAGGCCCGCTCCTCATTCGGAATTGAATATTCAGTTTCAATGGCCAGGAAGACACAATGTGTTAAATGCACTGGCAGCTATTGCCGTTGCCACCGATTTAGGAGTGGATGATCAGTCTATAGCGAATGGATTGGCAAAATTTCAGGGTGTTGGTCGACGTTTCCAATTGTTGGGTCATCGACAGTTTATACATGGCAATGCTTTGGTAGTCGACGACTACGGACATCATCCTCAAGAAATCGTGTCCACCATTGATGCCTTCAGACAAGTATGGCCAGACAAACGCCTTGTTCATGTTTTTCAACCGCATCGCTATTCTCGAACCAAGGCCCTGTATACACAGCTAGCCAATGCTTTAAGCCTTGCTGATGAAGTACTGTTGTTGGATATTTATCCTGCGGGCGAACAGGCTATCACTGGTGTCAGCAGCGAGTCTCTGGCAAGTGAAGTTCGCTTGAAACAGCCTAAAATTACTCTGGTGAATGAAAACAATCTTGAGAGTACTTTGGATGGCTTAGTCGGTGATGGCGATGTTATTCTTATGCAAGGTGCCGGAAGCATTGGGCAAATGGCAATAAATCTGATGCAAAAAGTACAGGAATCAGCATGA
- a CDS encoding cell division protein FtsQ/DivIB: MLAFLFILAIFLTFRLGYLFLADAQRFPIHTVKIVASYRHITHKQLESVLSSYLKESFFSLSASKLQSALKSMDWVDKVFVKKVWPDALKITLIEKKPLAVFGNAFITSDGRLFQKGLVHHDMNLPVLQGPKEQQAKVLQVYQKLSKILSDYGLSLSKLQLRDNQAWELTLMNGTDLFLGKQDLEQRLVRFCKAYPALMAEKTEPPARVDLRYPRAMAIQWTR; this comes from the coding sequence ATGCTCGCTTTCTTGTTTATTCTTGCGATTTTTTTAACCTTTCGTCTTGGTTATTTGTTTTTGGCCGATGCTCAACGTTTTCCCATTCATACGGTCAAAATCGTGGCAAGCTATCGGCATATTACTCATAAACAACTGGAATCCGTTTTATCCTCTTATCTTAAAGAGAGTTTTTTTTCTTTATCGGCAAGCAAATTGCAGTCTGCTTTGAAGAGCATGGACTGGGTGGACAAAGTTTTTGTTAAAAAGGTCTGGCCGGATGCACTTAAAATCACTTTGATTGAAAAAAAACCGCTTGCTGTGTTCGGAAATGCCTTCATCACCAGTGATGGCCGATTATTTCAAAAAGGTTTAGTGCATCATGATATGAATTTACCGGTTTTGCAAGGTCCGAAAGAACAACAGGCAAAAGTCTTACAAGTTTATCAAAAATTAAGTAAGATACTATCAGATTATGGGTTATCTTTGTCAAAATTACAGTTGCGGGATAATCAGGCCTGGGAGCTGACTTTAATGAACGGAACAGACCTGTTTTTAGGCAAGCAGGATCTTGAACAACGATTAGTACGTTTTTGCAAGGCATATCCAGCCTTAATGGCTGAAAAAACCGAACCTCCTGCCAGAGTGGATTTACGATATCCACGTGCGATGGCTATACAGTGGACACGTTAA
- the ftsZ gene encoding cell division protein FtsZ, translating to MFELMESQQDNAIIKVVGVGGGGGNAVEHMVNENIEGVEFICANTDAQALKSSNAKIHIQLGEELTKGLGAGANPQIGREAAEEDRERIKEVLKGADMVFITAGMGGGTGTGAAPVFAEIAKELGILTVAVVTKPFSFEGKQRSLSAEEGIRNLAEHVDSLITIPNNKLLSVLGKNISLLNAFKAANNVLLGAVKGISDLITRPGLINVDFADVRTVMSEMGMAMMGTGSAVGEQRARQAAEAAIASPLLEDVNFSGARGILVNITAGLDMSIGEFEEVGDVVKEFISDDATVVVGTVIDPDLTEEMRVTVIVTGLGDNRQRSPQSQGARTRLVETTRSDGTLDYHQLDRPAVIRKQTQGASKTAVKSTEEVVPDVDYLDIPAFLRREEEA from the coding sequence ATGTTTGAATTAATGGAAAGCCAGCAGGATAATGCCATTATTAAAGTCGTTGGCGTTGGCGGCGGTGGTGGAAATGCCGTTGAGCACATGGTAAATGAAAATATTGAAGGGGTTGAATTTATCTGTGCAAACACGGATGCACAGGCTTTAAAAAGCTCAAATGCAAAAATACACATTCAGTTGGGTGAAGAATTGACCAAAGGATTGGGTGCCGGAGCTAACCCTCAGATTGGGCGCGAAGCAGCTGAAGAAGACAGGGAGCGTATTAAGGAAGTTTTAAAGGGTGCGGACATGGTCTTTATTACTGCCGGAATGGGAGGTGGCACCGGAACAGGAGCTGCCCCTGTTTTTGCGGAAATTGCTAAAGAACTTGGCATACTGACTGTGGCTGTTGTCACCAAGCCTTTTTCTTTTGAAGGTAAACAACGTTCACTTTCTGCAGAAGAAGGTATTCGCAATCTGGCTGAACATGTGGATTCATTAATTACCATACCCAATAACAAGTTGCTCAGTGTATTGGGTAAAAACATCAGCTTGCTGAATGCATTCAAGGCTGCAAATAATGTCCTGCTTGGTGCGGTGAAAGGTATTTCTGATTTGATCACTCGTCCCGGCTTGATAAATGTTGACTTTGCTGATGTTCGTACCGTTATGTCGGAGATGGGCATGGCCATGATGGGAACCGGTAGTGCAGTTGGTGAGCAGCGAGCAAGACAGGCTGCTGAAGCGGCCATTGCCTCACCTTTATTGGAGGATGTGAACTTTTCAGGTGCTCGCGGCATTTTGGTCAATATCACTGCAGGTCTTGATATGTCCATTGGCGAATTTGAAGAAGTCGGCGATGTGGTCAAGGAATTTATTTCTGACGATGCTACTGTAGTGGTGGGGACCGTCATTGATCCGGATTTAACGGAAGAGATGCGCGTGACAGTGATTGTCACCGGCCTTGGCGATAACCGCCAACGCTCGCCTCAGTCGCAAGGTGCCAGAACGCGCTTAGTAGAAACTACGCGCAGCGATGGCACATTGGATTATCATCAACTGGACAGACCTGCCGTGATAAGAAAACAGACTCAAGGTGCCTCTAAAACAGCCGTAAAATCAACAGAGGAAGTTGTTCCAGATGTTGATTATTTAGATATACCCGCTTTTCTTCGTCGAGAAGAAGAGGCATAG
- a CDS encoding DUF5630 domain-containing protein yields the protein MKAKEDHFKEVNALLEAAQFSNASEKMKSWPKVWLNQFLQTYPENYELLKHEDFDVFWAGRRTNLDSRFSFVKQKNLSDMDVVLGYVFYLMANRAKANDDEKQYIEYLGMALKHHSIHAAQTFLHNLMVKKSSDKTKEMEMMAAVLYNWKNLAARYGTPGYLLLANGYLHLLQWGSEQKKSDLYDNASFCLWQNLILAELYEAESEASLQNAYFGKGLALSNSFNLHTIQDMKEKIAPLIVDNTTRARAESKARHLFETSDNYKVGLWLESRQRARRSEVESFHSPKMSL from the coding sequence ATGAAAGCTAAAGAAGATCATTTTAAAGAAGTTAATGCCTTGTTAGAGGCGGCACAATTTTCGAATGCCAGTGAAAAAATGAAATCTTGGCCTAAAGTATGGCTTAATCAGTTCCTGCAGACGTACCCCGAAAATTATGAACTTCTAAAACATGAAGATTTCGATGTATTTTGGGCAGGTAGACGAACCAATTTAGATTCCAGATTTTCTTTTGTTAAGCAAAAAAATCTTTCGGATATGGATGTGGTTTTAGGGTATGTTTTTTATCTTATGGCCAACAGAGCAAAAGCTAATGACGATGAGAAGCAATATATTGAATATCTAGGAATGGCTCTCAAGCATCATTCCATTCATGCTGCACAAACTTTTTTGCATAACCTGATGGTGAAAAAAAGCAGCGATAAGACCAAAGAAATGGAGATGATGGCTGCTGTTTTATATAATTGGAAAAACCTGGCTGCGCGATATGGTACTCCGGGATATTTGCTATTAGCTAATGGTTATCTGCATTTGTTGCAGTGGGGCAGCGAACAAAAGAAATCTGATCTTTATGATAATGCCAGCTTTTGCCTTTGGCAGAATCTTATTTTGGCGGAGTTGTATGAAGCTGAATCGGAAGCATCCCTTCAGAACGCTTATTTTGGGAAAGGACTGGCCTTGTCAAATTCTTTTAATCTTCATACTATCCAAGACATGAAAGAAAAAATCGCTCCGTTGATAGTCGATAACACAACAAGAGCGCGAGCGGAAAGCAAGGCTCGTCACTTGTTTGAAACCAGTGACAACTATAAAGTTGGACTTTGGTTGGAGTCAAGACAGAGAGCGAGACGAAGCGAGGTAGAAAGTTTTCATAGTCCCAAAATGTCATTATAG
- the murD gene encoding UDP-N-acetylmuramoyl-L-alanine--D-glutamate ligase encodes MSRSFYLIAGLGQTGFSIARYLRRRNLDFAIFDTREKPPTLADFLQVFPNTPVYLQHFPSDQIKLLKAVITSPGIPLDAEIFKRASLEGVAVYGDIECLAKEISSDVIAITGTNGKSTVTTLVGEMTKAAGRCAAVAGNIGLPVLDLLDDGQEYDVWVLELSSFQLELTYSLRPVGAAILNISPDHLDRHHSFDHYKAAKQRIYRKAKTLVYNRDDKHTTPVSGELISEDYKTVTYGAGVPEEDHWGLRYDAGMTFLSRGEHKILAVDQLAIKGVHNWLNALAACALAETIGISVTHMVDVLKTFTGLPHRCQWVRTRDGVEWINDSKGTNIGATIAAVSGVGGAISGKIILIAGGQGKGADFSELNPVLMKYVRTAVLMGEDAEKIALAMDERLPVLRAYSMSEAISLAQQHSKPGDVVLLSPACASFDMFRDFNHRGEVFTSLVKGL; translated from the coding sequence ATGAGCCGGTCATTTTATCTTATTGCAGGCTTGGGGCAGACAGGATTTTCCATAGCACGCTATTTAAGACGGCGAAATCTCGATTTTGCCATATTCGATACAAGGGAAAAGCCGCCCACACTGGCTGATTTTCTGCAGGTATTTCCAAATACCCCTGTTTATCTTCAGCATTTTCCCAGTGATCAGATAAAACTCCTGAAAGCGGTCATTACCAGTCCCGGCATCCCTCTTGATGCGGAGATTTTCAAGCGAGCGTCGCTTGAAGGCGTTGCTGTGTATGGCGATATTGAATGTCTAGCTAAAGAAATAAGCAGCGATGTCATTGCCATTACTGGAACGAACGGCAAGTCAACTGTGACTACTTTGGTGGGGGAAATGACAAAAGCAGCCGGACGCTGTGCCGCTGTCGCCGGCAATATCGGCTTGCCCGTGTTGGATTTGCTGGATGATGGACAAGAGTATGATGTTTGGGTTTTGGAATTATCCAGTTTTCAGCTGGAATTGACTTATTCTTTAAGGCCTGTTGGTGCCGCCATTTTAAATATCAGTCCCGATCATCTCGACAGACACCACTCGTTTGACCATTATAAAGCTGCCAAACAGCGCATTTACCGTAAGGCAAAAACCCTTGTTTATAATCGTGATGATAAACATACCACGCCAGTTTCCGGGGAGTTGATAAGTGAAGATTATAAAACAGTGACTTATGGAGCAGGTGTCCCGGAAGAAGATCATTGGGGGTTGCGTTATGATGCAGGAATGACCTTTTTATCCAGAGGCGAGCATAAGATATTGGCGGTGGATCAATTAGCTATCAAGGGTGTGCATAACTGGTTAAATGCTTTGGCTGCTTGTGCTCTCGCTGAAACCATCGGTATTTCAGTCACACACATGGTGGATGTCCTGAAAACCTTCACTGGTCTGCCCCATCGTTGCCAATGGGTAAGAACACGGGATGGGGTGGAGTGGATTAACGACTCAAAAGGAACCAATATTGGCGCCACCATAGCTGCTGTTTCCGGTGTAGGGGGGGCTATTTCAGGAAAAATCATCCTGATAGCTGGCGGGCAGGGCAAGGGTGCCGATTTCAGCGAACTTAATCCTGTACTCATGAAATACGTTCGTACAGCAGTTCTTATGGGAGAAGATGCAGAAAAAATCGCTCTCGCAATGGATGAACGCTTGCCTGTTTTGCGAGCTTATTCTATGAGTGAAGCCATCAGCTTGGCTCAACAGCATAGTAAACCTGGCGATGTTGTCCTGCTGTCGCCGGCCTGTGCAAGTTTTGATATGTTCAGAGATTTCAACCATCGGGGTGAGGTCTTTACCTCACTGGTGAAGGGATTGTAA
- a CDS encoding D-alanine--D-alanine ligase family protein encodes MTHPVKLVLLYGGKSGEHEISLVSAASVLAHLNAEKYEIIPIAMDKKGQYHLHYYDDLLSFKEKLPVTTDKSKPLQSLVVNGKLFMAADVVFPVVHGPLYEDGCLQGLLKLAEVPFVGCDVLASAVAMDKDMARRIVCRNGLKCASYKMFSSTNTSQSRQQFIAEAIEELGWPAFIKPCSLGSSVGIHKAHNLQQFTEAMDDALRYDESVVVEQFINGREIELAVLEQPGQAPAVSIAGEIRVHHPDGFYSYSAKYLESSKTELIIPAPMDKDMLSRLQQAAADVFTRLKCNGMARVDFFIDEKANEIYFNEINTLPGFTSISMYPKLWQASGKTYPQLLEDLIELAMARYHYRQHLVTDYL; translated from the coding sequence ATGACGCATCCCGTTAAACTCGTGTTGCTGTATGGTGGAAAATCAGGTGAACATGAGATTTCTCTGGTTTCCGCAGCTTCCGTGCTTGCTCATCTGAACGCTGAAAAATATGAGATTATCCCCATAGCCATGGATAAAAAGGGACAATATCATTTACATTATTATGATGATCTTTTGTCTTTTAAAGAAAAATTACCAGTGACGACAGACAAGTCAAAGCCTTTGCAGAGTCTGGTTGTTAATGGCAAATTGTTCATGGCTGCCGATGTTGTATTTCCTGTGGTGCATGGTCCTCTGTATGAGGACGGTTGTTTACAGGGACTATTAAAGCTTGCTGAGGTGCCCTTTGTCGGCTGTGATGTACTGGCATCAGCCGTGGCCATGGATAAAGATATGGCAAGACGTATTGTCTGTCGGAACGGATTAAAATGCGCGTCTTATAAAATGTTTTCCTCTACAAATACCTCACAGAGTCGTCAACAGTTTATTGCCGAAGCCATTGAAGAACTGGGGTGGCCTGCTTTTATCAAGCCTTGTTCTCTTGGCTCAAGTGTAGGGATTCACAAGGCGCATAATTTGCAGCAATTCACAGAAGCGATGGACGATGCCTTGCGCTATGATGAGTCCGTGGTCGTTGAGCAATTCATCAATGGGCGTGAGATTGAGCTGGCTGTTTTGGAGCAGCCGGGCCAGGCACCGGCAGTCAGTATTGCCGGTGAAATTCGCGTCCATCATCCTGATGGTTTTTATTCCTATTCTGCAAAATATCTAGAAAGCAGTAAAACAGAACTTATCATTCCGGCGCCCATGGATAAGGACATGTTAAGCAGATTGCAACAAGCGGCTGCGGATGTATTTACACGATTAAAATGCAATGGCATGGCCCGGGTTGATTTTTTTATCGATGAAAAGGCGAATGAAATTTATTTTAATGAAATCAACACGCTACCAGGGTTTACTTCCATCAGCATGTATCCTAAATTGTGGCAAGCCAGTGGTAAAACATATCCTCAATTGCTGGAGGATTTAATTGAACTGGCTATGGCTCGTTATCATTATCGGCAACATTTAGTGACTGATTATCTGTGA
- the murB gene encoding UDP-N-acetylmuramate dehydrogenase, with protein sequence MNIEEEVCRERGIGCRGQWLLNESLADYTTWRVGGCAAHLYKPADISDLALFMQQLPKNESILWLGLGSNSLIRDGGFKGTVILTRGKLGAMSLITSDTVRVEAGVSCASMARFCARNHLSGGEFWAGIPGTMGGALRMNAGCHGGETWDYVIEVETITRSGEIRVRSAKEFNVAYRHVSGLADEWFLSATCKLAAGDKAKSLQRIKELLEHRSATQPTSDYNCGSVFRNPPDDFAARLIESCGLKGFRLGGAMVSPKHANFIINYQGSATASEIESLIHHVRCCVKEKTSIELIPEVHIIGENYDASR encoded by the coding sequence ATGAACATAGAGGAAGAAGTTTGCAGAGAAAGAGGCATTGGTTGCCGAGGCCAATGGCTTTTAAATGAATCTCTTGCAGACTATACCACCTGGCGTGTAGGAGGTTGTGCAGCTCATTTATATAAACCGGCTGATATCTCTGACCTGGCCTTGTTTATGCAGCAATTGCCGAAAAATGAATCAATATTGTGGTTAGGGTTAGGCTCAAATTCATTGATTAGAGATGGAGGATTTAAAGGCACCGTTATTTTGACACGCGGAAAACTTGGTGCGATGTCGTTAATCACCTCAGATACAGTGCGTGTTGAGGCCGGCGTCTCCTGCGCAAGCATGGCTCGTTTTTGTGCCAGAAACCATTTATCAGGTGGAGAATTTTGGGCGGGTATTCCTGGGACCATGGGCGGTGCCTTACGTATGAACGCAGGATGTCATGGCGGTGAAACATGGGATTATGTGATTGAGGTAGAAACCATCACCCGCAGTGGTGAGATCCGTGTTCGCAGTGCAAAGGAGTTTAACGTGGCTTACCGTCATGTATCAGGTCTGGCCGATGAGTGGTTTCTCTCTGCTACTTGCAAACTGGCTGCCGGTGATAAAGCTAAATCCTTACAGCGCATTAAAGAATTATTGGAGCACAGAAGCGCCACCCAACCGACCAGCGATTATAATTGCGGTTCAGTGTTTAGAAATCCCCCGGATGATTTTGCTGCCCGGCTCATCGAATCCTGCGGACTGAAAGGATTTCGTCTGGGCGGTGCTATGGTGTCGCCTAAACATGCCAATTTTATTATTAATTATCAAGGCAGCGCTACTGCATCAGAGATTGAATCACTTATTCATCACGTCCGGTGCTGTGTCAAGGAGAAGACATCCATCGAATTAATTCCAGAGGTTCATATCATTGGAGAAAACTATGACGCATCCCGTTAA